gataGGAAAGAAtcgcccagtgaggggctgggggcgtggctcagtggtagagcccctgcctagaatcccccagtgaggggctgggggcgtggctcagtggtagagcccctgcctagaatcccccagtgaggggctgggggcgtggctcagtggtagagtatttgcctagcatgtgccagGCCCTGGTTTCTATGCGAACACAGTGCGTTAAGGCAGGCCTAGCGTTAGGTGGTGGCGGgggcatactcctttaatcctagtactccgGAGGCGGCAGAGGCATATGgtgtaggccagcctggcttattgGGGAGTTctgggacatccagggctaccctgagaaaccctgtcttaataaCTAAACAATAACGAAGAGAAAAGACGACTAggcccagcatggtggcacatacctagtCACAACCCTTTGGAAACTGAGAAGGCCGCAGCAGGAAGCTCTGGTGTGAGACTTGCCTGGCCTACAAAGCTATTCAGAGCCAATTATTGAAAccccttctcaaaaaaaaaaacaaaaaaacaaaaaaacaaaaaaaccaaaaccaaccaaacaaacaaacaaaaaaaccaaaaaaaaaaaaaaaaaccaaagcaaacaaattaaGCAGTTATTGGTTTGAGCAAATATTATTCAACACTGGCACTGTGGTCAGCTGAAACTGGGCAATGGGTATAGACCCACTGGTGACACCAATCTTGGCCCCGTCATCTGGGGGCTCATGGTAACAGCTTCAAGAAGTTAAGTAGTGAGAGCTGGCAAAGCTGCAATGGAGAAGCCAGACTGGAAGGGCATTCTGGAGAAGGGGACATGGTGATCTGTAGGTGACTGGAAGGGCATTCTGGAGAAGGGGACATGGTGATCTGTAGATGAGTACCTCCTTTCTGGTTCCCTCCTATGCCCGTCCTGTCCACCCTGCTTCCTAGTCCTCTGCATCATCCACTTGCAGTTTAATGAGTGTCTACTCTCTGCACTGGAAAGTCCAATCCAGCCTCATCTGGATCACACTAAACAGGAGAGTGCAAGCTATGCATCACTGCAGGCTATGCATTCAACCCTACTCCCTGCCGGCTGACTGGGTGCCTTGCACCAAGAGCTTTCCTGCTTTGAGCCTCAATGTTTGACGTGAATAGGGTTCTCAAGGTTCTTTGGGGAACCGTAACGTGAAAAGTATgcagacaggggtgggggggcCGGAGAGATGTCAAAGCgcttaagagccctggctgttgttcttccagtggacccaggttccattcccaacacccacatggcagctcaggaccttctccagtttcaggagaagtaaggccttcttctggcttctgtgggtactgTACACACGAGGTGCACATAaatgcacatgcaggcaaaacaccctcacacataaaaatacataaaccAACAACAAGCGAAGGGACACACCCAGTCTCTGCATCATCCCTCAGCCCCCACCCCAGTCCAAAGCACTTCAGGGAGCGTTTGCCTTCTACACGTTTTTTATTGGTCTGTGATGAAGAGGGACCTGGCACATTACGTGGATGTCCTTGATGCTTCGAGGTGGCCCGCCAGGTGCTCAGGAGAACGTGGTCTTCAACTTCTCCTTCACTTTGCCAAATGCCTCTGAGAACCAGGCCCTTTGGAGAGAGACGGGGCCGAGTCAGTGCTTACTGGACCCTCCGAGGGACCTAGAGCTCTGCATCCCATTCCCCTCCGGTTCCTTTCCTTATCTCTCCTCATCCTGTCTGTGGGATGAaaaccctggggtgggggtgggggtgtcattGTTTCTGCCTCAGTTCCCTCACACAGACCAGAGAatttgtgtgggtgttttgggacagggtctcatgtagcccaggctagcctcaatcttgatatgtagctaagaatgaagaccttgaacttccaatctTACTGCCTGCACCTCCCAAATCAATGGGGTACCGTGGGCTTTGTGCACACAAGGCAagtactgagccacatccccagcccagaTCAGAGCATCGTGAAACCAAAACTCAAAGAACTTCATCTTGACCTGGCTTTCAAAGCCAGCCACTGTGTGAGAGGTGGCTAGCAGGTAACTACAGAGAACAAAGGGCAACCTCCTAGCCTAGCCAACTGGCTGCCAGGGTTCCATATGTCTCTCTTTCCCATCACCTGACCCAGGGTcccatctgtctgtccttcccatGGTAGGGTGAAATGTCTGCACTCTAACTAGCTctgtatcctggaactcagagacctgcctgcctctgcctctggagtgctggggttaaaggcgagtgccaccactgtctggcattTATACATTCCCTTAAAGCTTTATTTTGTTCATGTATTTGTGCTCCAGTGCCTGCAGTTCCAGTAGAGGggattggatcccttggagctggagttacagggctGCTGTGAGCTGTGCtgacataggtgtgtgtgtgtgtgtgtgtgtgtgtgtgtgtgtgtgtggtggggtaggGGCACAGGCtgctggtcctctgcaggagcagcaagtgctcttaactgaaccctatgactgatttttaaaaatgtgagttctgctgggcagtggtggcgcacgcctttgatcccagcacttgggaggcagaggcgggtggatttctgagttcgaggccagcctggtctacagagtgagttccaggacagccagggctatacagagaaaccctgtctcgaaacaaacaaacaaaaagatgtggATTCTGGGATCAACCAGATCCGCACTGGCATTTCCCCTGGTCTTCCCCTGGTTTCCTTCCatcttcttatctttttttttttttttttaatcttgtttgtttttatttttcgctgggattaaaaacatgtgcaGCTACACCCCACAAGGCTTGCCATCTCTTGCTTCCCGCCCACCCCTTCTTTAGCCTGTGCTTGCCCAAGCTGTTGCCGCTCACTCTGGCCTGTGTCCTTGGCCCAAGTTCTCCCCCGAGTCTAGAAGGCCATTCTCTCTTATCTACAGATCTTcccaccccagggcctttgcactttCCCTCCAAAGGAAACTTCCTTTGCCAAGTTTAGGCCTGGCTGGATATTTGTAATCAAACTCAGACCTCACTTTAAATGAACGATTTGTCTACTTGCCAAACTGGCTAGCCAACCTGTTTACAGCATACCAGGTGTCTCTCAGGTGTCTTCACCtcctgctttttgttgttgttttcaatttGAGGCAGAACCTtgcctatagcccaggctggtctcaaactcctatTTCTGTTCTTTGCTGGgcccttttttttggggggtggtggtggtgttgagacagggtttctctgtgtagccctggctttcctagaactagctccaatcaggctggcctcaaagagatctgcctgcctctgcctcatgaatactgggatcaaaggtgtgcgccaccactgcctggctagttcTTAACCCAGCATGCCCTAATCTCTCTTTGGCCAGTGTAAACTGCAGAGCCCAGGCCTGTACAGCTTCTGCTGTGCCCCTGCCCCAACTCTCCtacattctttctctgtctcgGAGACTCAAGTCATGACCTGTCTCAAGAGTACACAGGGAGGGGTCAGGGTCTGTCCTAACCAGTCAGCCGCCTAGCTTGGCCCTTCACTAGGACTTGGAAACATCTCTAACAGTTGGCTGGGAGTTACACCGCCTGTCTCCACACTACGAGCACTTTGACATCCAGTTCAATGACTTCAGATACAGTTCTATGACTTCAGGGAAAGTGTCAAACACTCTGGTGCAGTTTCCCCATTGTGTCAGTGTGGAACTGTCTGCTAGGGCTTTTACACACgggcgcgcgcgcacgcacacacacacacaccacccgcCCGTGCCCTGAAAGGTCCTAACCGGGTCTTGGTCaaaatttccttctgtttgaTATGTTCAATGGCTGCCCGGGCCTTGTCTTCCAAAGTGTTCCCAAACTCCTTCAGTTTATCCGGTATGCTCTCCAATGTTCCGGACAAATCCGGGGCCGCCTGGGCGGGGGCTGGGCCTGCCGCGAGAGGGTTGCGAGCAAACTCATTAGCATGGGGGAGGGTATTGGACACTTGATTTTACTGCACCTCTCACCTCCTTGTTTTTACGCTCCGCCCCTTCTAGGAAGATTAGCCAATTCCAAAGGGTGGTATCCTAGGTCATTGGTTACTGCGTCTTTTCTGGACAGAGTTGCCTCCTTCAGCACCCACTTTGACACAAAAATAAGGCACCTGGCAGGTGGGATGGGGGACGATGGGAGGGCGGTAGTGGAATGATGACACAGAAAGGGACCTCAGAGCCCTCCTCGAGGGTCTTCTAAGCCTGGGCCGCAGGCACAAGGCCAACTTCACACTTCCAAGCCTCTTTCTTACCTTCCAAGGCTCTTTCTTACCTTCCAAGGTCATGGCTACGACCACAATCAGGACAGGAAGAGCGATGAAGAGCCTCATCCTGGTTGGAGGGGCACCCTGGAGGCAGACGCACGGGTAGCGGGGGACATCGCTAGTATTCACCACCGCCCTCCACCATGATCCCACCACCCCAATCCCTTAGCTGTAGGTAGTGGGGGGACACTTTCCTATGCACTAACCTGGATCTAAGGATCTCTCAGGAGGCCCATGGCGGTGGGAGGATCCTGCACAGAGGTTTAACCGGTTGGGGAGGGGGCGGAGCAAGCTGGTCGCCCTCCCCCTGAGCCTCCCCCTTGTCTCTGTGTCCacctactttttcttttttcttttttctcttttttttttttttacataggctttttggctggcctggaatttgtgatgctcctgcctctgcctctctagtgagttgctgggattacaggcatgcaccaacacCAACACAACCAGCCCACTCTCTTCTGTCATTCTGGTCGATACTGGGAGGCAGATCCCACATCCAGGCTTTTTATTTAGGCCCAAGGCTCGTCACTGGTCAGCATCCTCACTTCCAAATCTCATTGATCTCCACCCAGCCTTGGCTGCTCTGcctactcactctctctctgagGCTGTCCCACCTTAAGGGGGGGGGTCTTACAAACAACTCCCCTCACCCCCATCTCACCCCTAGCTCACACTGCATCCTCAGGTTAGCTCTTCTCTACCTTCTCCTTGACCAGGAGCCTCAGCTCACATTCTGTCCCGGATGCTGCACCCTGGCTCCCTTCACCTCCAATGCCTTTGCATCTGCACACCCTCAGACCTCCTCGGATGCTCTCTGGGATCTTGGCATCCCCTCATCTCCCTTCCTTAGAAGTTGCCTCTTCAGCTAGTCAAAACTGCAAAGAAGCTAAGAGCCTCTTAGCTTGCAGAGCTCCATAGTGTCCCCTAACTGGCACAACCCCCCTTCCCCCGTTTTTAGGTCTTGTGGGGCCTCCTAGGCCCCTGCAGGCCCTAAACttgcctccctgccccctccttcCACAACATCCTTTCTCTCAGGCTAGAGTCCAAGGcccttctccccccctcccccagagctgtcATTGACCGACAGTGACCCCCTGGCAGCTGGTGGCTAAGGGGCCCAGACTCTAGGTTGGCTGGCCTGGTGCCCCTGCAACCCACGTGTCagttggggcgggggtgggggtggggacgacGACAACAGGGGGATGGTTGTGAAAGGGGTGGAACAGATTCTCGACCCTGGCTGGGTTGCGACATCTCTGGGGCCAACTCGGCGCTAGCTAGCTTCCAGTCCCTGTGGGCACCAGGCCTGACCCTTTTGCTTCTTGAAAGGAGTCCTGCTCAGTCCTCAAGCGCCCATCTGAATAATGTAACAGATTTCCCCCTTACTCTGCCCAGTGCTTGGTGCTTCCAGTGTCATCCTACTCTTAGCAACAAGGGCTTCCTGTGCCACAGGTAGGGTACGGGAAGCACACAGCTAAGGTTCTAAAACTGCTAGtcattcagttctttttttttttttttttttccttcttgttttcctctgtgtagccctggctgtcctggaactcactctgtacaacaggctggcctccatGACTTCCTTCACGATCCTAGTTCTGTAATGTCTTTCTGTGGTCCTTGCCCCACCTCCAGGTCTGCCCACAGGGAGGTGGGGTTCCTTCTTCGTTTAGAAGTAAGGCTCTGCTCCTGGTTGTACATCCCTGCATCCCACCATCATTTGttaggtagagacaggaagaccagGCACAGTCTTGGTTATATagattgaggccagcttgggctccaTGAGCTCTGGAttgaaaaccaacaacaaagtgatgatgatgaggaggatgtGGCTCGGTTGGTTGATGACCTGTCCAGCATGCAGGAAACCCTGGATGCCATCTGTatagcaccacataaaactgggGGTTAGGATCACACATTGTCTACCCAGTACCGAGGACTCGGagccaggaagaccagagttcaaggtcatccttggctctACAGTGAGTTGGCAAAAGAGTAGCTCTGGGTACACGAGGCCTCGTTTCAAACCAGTGAAAACAAACTCTCTTCTGTAGAATTAACTAAGTTCTCAGATAGGCCTAGTGGCGcgaacctgtaattccagcctttgaagatgaggcaggagggttcagagttcaaggccagcgtggctCAAATAACATCACAATAATTCAGGTCTTCAGAGGGAGACATTCCCTCTATACTCTCCCCTCATCTTGATATTTGAGAGTAGTGAGGCTCTGGGGGTGTGCTCCTAGCCCCTGGGCATGAAGTGTGGCTGTCTAGGGCCCTGTCACTAGCCCACCGACCCATCTTCTCATTGGGCCTAATGAGTCATGTGTGGGAGTGGTGCCTGCCTCCAGATAATGCTGAGTTTGATGCCAGGAAAAGCTGCAGGCTCGGGGTGTGCCAGAGGCAGTTGAGTTCTGAAGCCTTGGCCCGACCCAAGACACAGCTCAAGCCCTAGCCTGCCCCTGTTAGTGGGAGCCCTGCTGAGTCCCTGAGAActgagggggtgggaggagaagccAGCCAGGGGCTCTCCAGCTTCCACCATGACCCCTTTGAGTACCAGGACATGGGGAGAATGGTTTTGTGTCCCCAGCCTGAACTCACTCTCCATACACTTGCTGGGAAAGTCAAAAGGCATGCAGCACAGGCAGGGGAGAAAGAATGGGGCTAAGGCCCCATGACCCAGAGGGAGCAAAGATCCAGCTAACTTCAGAGCAAGGGAGAAAGGCTGAGGTTCCAAAAGCCACGTAGAAACCGTAGAAACCGCCAACCAAAGGCCCAGAGCAAAAGAAACCGCGGGAGGGTGAGATAACAGAGGATCAGGAAAacaggaagccagaaaaggaagcctagaagggaaaaagaggagagacaaggcaaggagagggtgtcagataagACTAGAGCGGAGGAGGAGAGATAAGACAACCAGAAAAGTAAACACCGCCTGGCGACCCTGGTCTCTTACATGTTGATTGATTCAAGGCATAGCTGTGCAGTGGGTGCTTGGGAAGTTGGGAAAAGTAGCCCAACTGACCCACATgaagtggtacatgcctttctCAGTTCCTGTAGAGATTGATTTGAAAACAAAGATTCAAATATTCAAGACCAAACTAGGCTAGAGGGAGTGCAAGGAAAATCAGTTGAGATCCTATTTCAGACTAAAAAGAAGGGTGGATATAGCTAAATAGAAGAGCCTGtactgggtgctggagagatggctcagcagttaagagcactgactactcttctataagtcctgagttcaattcccagcaaccacatggtggctcacaaccatctgtaatgggacctgacgcctgaagacagctgcagtgtaccttatacataagataaacaaatcttaaataaataaataaataaaatgagcccATGCCTAGAATCCAGGGGTAGGGGGCGGTGAAGAGCCCCAGAggctgtgggtgtggctcagtggtagagctacTGACTAGAATTCCCGtagtgaggggctggaggggcgtgactcagtggtagatatgattccccagtgaggggctgcgggtggctcagtggtagagcccctgcctagaatcccccagtgaggggctgtgggcgtggctcagtggtagatcacTTGTTCTTTTATGTTGCTAGGTCCTAGGCttcatttctattgctgcaaaACCACCTCCCTCTACAGATAGTGACAGGGCCATGGAATGTGTGCTAGGTAAGGCAAAAAACAATAAACTGAGGCTGAAGCTGATTGGAATCACTCACAGAGACTCAGAATGTGCTCGGAGAATCTTTATTAAGCAAGGGCCACCAGAGGGCCAGAGAGGTGCTTGAGACAGGGCCACCTGGCTGGATATGGATGTTGTTGCAGGACAGGAGAAGGATACTCATTGATTCTCCTGGGCCACTGGGGTGATGATGGGGTTGGTAGCCACAGAGGCCTGTATCTTCTCCATCAGGTTTGCCCACTGGCGATGCATGTCTTCCACTATTGGCTCGAACCAGCCCTTGAGGCGGGCCTGGAAGATCTCCGCCTGCAGGCGTATTTGCTGGGTCTGTTCCTCCATCTTGGAGCGCACCTCCTCCATGTGCTCACGCACCTCCTCTAGGCGGTCACGGGCCTGGTTGCCCACTTCCTCCAGCCGCCCTCGGATGCGGTCACCAAAAGCCTGGGCGCGATCGCGCAGAGGCTGGGCGGCCCCAGCGCCTAGGTTGGCAGTGCGCTGGCGACCTTGCTCCACCAGAGGCCCCAGGCGCTCACGGATGGCACTCACACCGCGCTCGGCGCCCTCGCGTGCCCCTGCCTTGTACACAGCTAGGCGCTTCTGCAGATCCTCGGCATCCCGCATCAAGCGCTTGCGCATCTTGCGCAGGTGTGTGGAGAGCCGCGCCCGTATCTCCTCTGTGCTCTGGCCCAGCATGGTGTGCACCTCGTTGCGGTACTGCCCGAGTCGGTTGCGTAGATCCTCCATGTCGGCTCCGAGTCGGGCCTGTGCCGCCTGCACCTCTTTGCCCAGCCTGGCCCGTGTCTCCTCCGCCACTGGACCCAGCTGTTCCTCCAGCTCCTTTTTGTAAGCCTTTACTTCCGTCATAGTGTCCTCCATCAGTGCCCTGCAGGCCCAGAGGAAACACAGGaaggagatgaaggcaggacAGAAGGGCCAGAAACCACAGAGCAAGAGGTGATGGTACTCGCTTGTGTTCCCAGAAGTTGAGAAGCTGCGGCATAAGAATTGCAGAGCCTTCGAAGCCAGCTTGAGTTACAGAatgggatcctgtctcaagaagccAAAAGCCAATCGACCAAGCAAGTAATAAATGTCTGTTCCTCCCAGCATCCAGAAGGCTAAAGAAGGCAGGAggattcaaggccaacctgggctacacactAATTGAGAAAGGAAACAAGAAGGGGCTGGGGACCCAGATAGGAGGCAACCCTGGATCAGCTGGTGCCTGCCGAGGGTGAAAGAGCTGGACACTCACGTCAGTTCTTGTGTGACTTGGGAGCTCTGCAGCTCTTCCTGGACCTGGTCAGACAGCGTCTGCACCCAGCGCAGGTAATCCCAGAAGCGGTTCAGGGCCTGCTCCCAGGGTTGGTTGCTTTGCCACTCGAGCTGATCTGTCACCTCCGGCTCTCCCTCGGCTAGGCATCCTGTGTAGAGTAAGTTTAAGGCTGGGTCAGGACCTACAGTCTTTTTGGGTCTCTTTGAAGTGGGTCTGGAGGCTGTGGAGTCTGTTTAGATACTACAAGCATGCACTGTCTTGTATCCTATGTAGTTCAGAGCCGAGACTAGGCAGGTGTGGAATTAGAAAATGTATACCCCACTTTTAAGAGCAACTAAGAAATCaactttttattgtgtgtgtgtgtgtgtgtgtgtgtgtgtgtgtgtgtacccttgGAGGTCAGAGTTCTAGAGGgaattggctctctccttccactatgttgGTCTCAGAGTTAAGTCTTCAAGCTTTATgataagcacctttacccactaagccatcaaTCCTCTTATAGTTAGGGGAAATCAAGGCCTAAAGAGTATATAAAACAGCTGCTCAGGGCTATTGAATCTCAGAGAGGTCTCAGAACCGCCTCAGCCTCAACCCACCAGCAGAAGAGATCTAGGGCTAGAATAGAGTCCACAGAGGAGCAGAAAAAGCGGCACCACAGCAAGTCCTTGCTCCATACCTGTCAGCAATGTGACCAACAGCACGGCCCACAGAGCCTTCATCTTCGCAATTGTGATTGGCCAGTCTGCGGAGGGAAAAATTGTCTTTGAACACCagggggcgggggtggagggACTCCGGCCACCCAGAGAACCCCATCTTCCCTTCTCAGATCTGTGAGCCATCACAAACATCTCCAAAACAGAGCACCCGCTCTTCCCAAAGGTCTGTTTACCTCCCCTTGCCGAGTTCGCTATCTCGGCACCCCGGGGTGGATCCGCTGCCAAAAATTCCAGCTCCCTCTCCTAGGGTTCAAATTCCACTTCACAGAGGGCCAGCGGGTGGTCCAGCTTACATTCCTCTTTCTTCCCGGCTAAGTCCTGCTTTCCATTTTGTGTTAATTTAACACGATTTTTAATCGTCCTCCATCCCTGCGAAGTGGTACCCTCCCACAACTACAGAACTTAGGGAGCTCAGCCATGAGGAGCCACAGTTTGAAACCAGTCCGGGTTACTTGGGGACTGTGATGGAAATCAGTAGGTATTTATATAAAAGCAGCCTAAGGCTCATCCCGAGTTTTTTCGCCATAGGATGGTTCCTAGTTGAGCCGGTACGCCGTGCACCGACAGTCCCGTACTCCTTCCTGGAGGTAACCCCTCCACCTGCTCTGACTCTGGCAAAGGCTAGTTACCTCGAGTCCTTAGTTTGTCCCCCAAGACTTCTATCGTGCTGCCTGCTTTTCCAATTCTTGTGCCTGTTTCCTGGACTCCGGGGGATCTCAAGGTTCCCAGCCCACATCCTACCAAGGTCCCTGGGTGAATCCCCAGCCCAGCTTGTCTTACCAGCTCCTTCCGAAACAAGTCCTTAGCCTCCAGGGTCTGAGCAGGGGATCGGATCCCAGACCGGTCCAATTATAGGACTCCCCCTGTCCCGCCCCCTCCTCAGGGCTAGGGCGGGCTGTGCCAGCCCCCTGTCACGAGGCGGGTTGTTCTCTCCCCCTTCACAGCAGGGCAGAGGAAAGAGGTGGAGTTTGGATGCCTTGTGACCCcccgctcccctcccccgccAACAAAGGGAGCGGACACCTCATTGAATAATCCAGGCCTTGGTACTGGGGCACTGAGAACCGCTCCTTCCCTTTCCCCGCGGGGTCTGGTGCATTGTAAAGAAAAGAGCTGGCAGCctaaatggaaatgggtgggtgggggctaaGAGGCTCAGCTTCTGGGGTGAAGATCGTTGTTCTGGGATCCCTCGTTGTTGATTCCTCCACCACAGGTGAACTCTTTCCATTCCAAGGCTGGGACGTGCTCCAGTTCCTTCAGGAGCTGTTCAGTGGTGGCTCCCGATGGGTTTGAAGCCATACATTAAGCCAAGCCCTGGGAAACCAAGCGTTGATGCTCCTGATCTGTTTCTGGCGATTGCCAGATGTGTCACCTTGGGAGGGAAGAGCTACCCCTACagagcacattttaaaaagttgttttgagataagattcTCAGGCTGCCCTCTAACCCACAaaggtccttctgcctctgctgtagcatgctgggactgcaggtgtgcACCCCTGCATGTGCATTTTCCACTCTCAAGccacttctcttttctttttcctcataaAAGCAGaagagcaggagctggagagatgactcagaggttaggagcactgactgcatttcacaggacctaggttcaaaatcgcagcacccacacagcagctcacaactgtaaca
This Mus musculus strain C57BL/6J chromosome 7, GRCm38.p6 C57BL/6J DNA region includes the following protein-coding sequences:
- the Apoe gene encoding apolipoprotein E precursor, producing MKALWAVLLVTLLTGCLAEGEPEVTDQLEWQSNQPWEQALNRFWDYLRWVQTLSDQVQEELQSSQVTQELTALMEDTMTEVKAYKKELEEQLGPVAEETRARLGKEVQAAQARLGADMEDLRNRLGQYRNEVHTMLGQSTEEIRARLSTHLRKMRKRLMRDAEDLQKRLAVYKAGAREGAERGVSAIRERLGPLVEQGRQRTANLGAGAAQPLRDRAQAFGDRIRGRLEEVGNQARDRLEEVREHMEEVRSKMEEQTQQIRLQAEIFQARLKGWFEPIVEDMHRQWANLMEKIQASVATNPIITPVAQENQ
- the Apoc1 gene encoding apolipoprotein C-I precursor; this encodes MRLFIALPVLIVVVAMTLEGPAPAQAAPDLSGTLESIPDKLKEFGNTLEDKARAAIEHIKQKEILTKTRAWFSEAFGKVKEKLKTTFS